The Planktothrix tepida PCC 9214 genome window below encodes:
- a CDS encoding PRC-barrel domain-containing protein, whose amino-acid sequence MTSEHIRQRSEILGTQVITRDRGKRLGIVSQLWVDVDQREIVAIGIRDNILAIAGMPKFMYLSSVREIGDVILVDDDTVLEEDVDVEGYSTLINSEVITETGEPLGRVRGFRFDTRDGKLESLIIASIGLPQIPDQVISTYELSIEEIVSSGPNRLIVFEGSEDRLQQLSVGLLERLGLGEAPWEKEEEGMYYPPTVKPANQLGTGLPQTPPQRASRAPAVAQEETWDENDAWEEHPAPVQPLRQPQPIYDEYEEEDNWGDVERDEDDRYRERELVPIEPPRQEQKLYARELNYEYENDVDSDAWNDDETPKPYQPPRINIPEKKKMPEYEE is encoded by the coding sequence ATGACATCTGAACATATCCGCCAACGCTCCGAAATTCTCGGCACTCAAGTTATCACCCGTGACAGAGGTAAACGACTTGGGATCGTGAGCCAATTATGGGTAGACGTAGATCAGCGTGAAATTGTAGCGATCGGAATCCGCGATAATATTCTGGCGATCGCTGGAATGCCAAAATTTATGTACCTGAGTAGTGTCCGCGAAATCGGTGACGTAATTTTGGTGGATGATGATACCGTCCTCGAAGAAGACGTGGATGTAGAAGGCTACAGTACCCTGATCAATAGTGAAGTGATCACCGAAACGGGAGAACCGTTAGGACGAGTCCGAGGATTCAGATTCGATACCCGGGATGGCAAATTAGAATCCTTAATTATCGCCTCCATTGGTCTACCTCAAATTCCCGACCAAGTGATCAGCACCTACGAATTGTCCATTGAGGAAATTGTCAGTAGTGGCCCCAATCGATTAATTGTGTTTGAAGGATCAGAAGATCGCTTACAACAGTTGTCTGTGGGTTTGTTAGAACGCTTAGGCTTGGGAGAAGCCCCTTGGGAAAAAGAAGAAGAGGGAATGTATTATCCCCCAACGGTTAAACCCGCCAACCAGTTAGGAACCGGACTTCCCCAAACGCCCCCCCAACGAGCCAGTCGCGCCCCTGCTGTGGCTCAGGAAGAAACTTGGGACGAAAATGATGCTTGGGAAGAACATCCCGCCCCCGTTCAACCCTTGCGTCAGCCCCAACCGATTTATGATGAGTATGAAGAAGAAGATAATTGGGGCGATGTGGAACGGGATGAAGATGATCGCTACCGAGAACGGGAATTAGTTCCCATTGAACCTCCCCGTCAGGAACAAAAACTCTACGCCAGAGAATTAAATTACGAATACGAAAATGACGTAGATTCTGATGCTTGGAATGATGATGAAACGCCTAAACCCTATCAGCCACCCCGAATTAATATTCCAGAGAAGAAGAAAATGCCGGAATATGAGGAGTAG
- a CDS encoding ammonium transporter translates to MLKKLGIIGLVAFALLVGPLTGTAWAQEAAENPINSGDTAFMLVSAALVLFMTPGLAFFYGGLVRSRNVLNTMMMSFILMGIVGVTWVFWGYSLAFDVSTPVSEGFGQGIERFIGGLDWAFLHNVAADAPDPIGYAGTIPHQLFMVYQMMFAIITPALICGAIVERMTFKAYFWFVLLWSTFVYSPLAHWVWGRGWLQAIGALDFAGGTVVHISSGVSAVILAWMIGSRKHFMVIPHVPHNVPFVLLGIGMLWFGWFGFNAGSALSSGSLATVAFVATMVSTSAGGLTWALVEWYLRGKPTAVGIASGFLAGLVGITPAAGFVTPVGAILIGSITAVCCFYAVSWRVKLQFDDSLDTYSVHGVGGTIGAILTGVFATKSVNPAGFDGVVYGNPGQLIPQIVGVLATYIFAAVGTFVIVKILASLMELRVKSMVEEQGLDVDQHGEEAYGEDFASGLSFATETFSRKEG, encoded by the coding sequence GTGCTCAAAAAATTAGGAATTATTGGATTAGTTGCATTCGCTCTGCTGGTCGGCCCTCTGACGGGAACCGCTTGGGCGCAAGAAGCCGCAGAAAACCCGATTAATTCTGGGGATACAGCCTTTATGTTGGTTTCTGCCGCCTTAGTGCTATTTATGACACCGGGGTTAGCGTTCTTTTATGGTGGATTAGTCCGCTCTCGTAACGTTCTCAACACGATGATGATGAGCTTCATCTTGATGGGAATCGTTGGTGTAACCTGGGTATTCTGGGGATATAGCCTTGCCTTTGATGTCTCGACTCCCGTTTCTGAAGGCTTTGGTCAAGGCATTGAACGGTTTATTGGTGGATTAGATTGGGCTTTTTTACATAACGTCGCAGCCGATGCTCCTGACCCCATTGGCTATGCAGGAACCATCCCTCACCAGTTGTTTATGGTGTATCAGATGATGTTCGCCATCATCACCCCCGCGTTAATTTGTGGGGCGATTGTTGAACGGATGACCTTTAAAGCTTATTTTTGGTTTGTCTTGCTGTGGTCTACGTTTGTTTATTCTCCCTTAGCCCATTGGGTTTGGGGTCGGGGTTGGTTACAAGCCATTGGTGCATTAGATTTTGCAGGCGGAACTGTTGTTCATATCAGTTCCGGGGTCTCGGCGGTGATTCTCGCTTGGATGATTGGCTCTCGGAAGCATTTTATGGTAATTCCCCATGTCCCCCATAATGTTCCTTTTGTCCTGTTAGGGATTGGGATGTTGTGGTTTGGCTGGTTTGGCTTTAATGCTGGCAGTGCTTTAAGTTCAGGTTCTTTAGCGACTGTTGCTTTTGTCGCCACCATGGTCTCAACATCAGCCGGAGGGTTAACTTGGGCTCTGGTGGAATGGTATTTACGCGGTAAACCCACAGCCGTTGGGATTGCCAGTGGTTTCTTAGCAGGATTAGTGGGTATTACTCCCGCCGCCGGATTTGTTACCCCCGTTGGTGCAATTTTAATTGGTTCAATCACAGCCGTTTGCTGTTTCTATGCCGTGAGTTGGCGGGTGAAATTGCAATTTGATGATTCCTTAGATACCTATTCGGTTCATGGCGTCGGTGGAACCATTGGAGCTATTTTAACCGGAGTTTTTGCAACAAAAAGCGTGAATCCTGCCGGGTTTGATGGAGTTGTGTATGGAAATCCAGGGCAATTAATTCCTCAAATTGTTGGGGTACTGGCGACTTACATTTTTGCTGCTGTTGGAACGTTTGTAATTGTCAAGATTCTCGCTTCTCTGATGGAACTGCGAGTTAAATCGATGGTTGAAGAACAAGGTTTGGATGTTGATCAACACGGTGAAGAAGCTTATGGTGAAGACTTTGCTTCTGGTTTGAGTTTTGCCACCGAAACCTTTTCGCGAAAAGAAGGTTAG
- a CDS encoding DUF29 family protein, with protein MSQELIDLKQSIIEGRYDDALAIIDEWEWMSKEQILQKIESFLVRLLVHLIKNQVEQRLTNSWAVSIRDSILKIQRLNLKANKTSYYIKVNEWDGDLENAFKDAIFEASVEVQQGIYKPNQLRQMVDKVEVNNTAKRLISLTYNYSTEGLRDVIDDEFCKLPGGEEWNRK; from the coding sequence ATGAGTCAAGAATTAATAGATTTAAAACAAAGTATTATAGAGGGTCGATATGACGATGCTTTAGCGATCATAGATGAATGGGAATGGATGAGTAAAGAACAAATTTTACAAAAAATTGAAAGTTTTTTAGTACGGTTATTAGTGCATTTAATTAAAAACCAAGTCGAACAACGTCTAACAAATTCTTGGGCGGTTTCTATTAGAGATTCTATCTTAAAAATTCAACGATTGAATCTTAAGGCTAATAAAACATCTTATTATATTAAAGTTAATGAGTGGGATGGTGATTTAGAAAATGCCTTTAAAGATGCTATCTTTGAAGCGAGTGTGGAAGTACAACAAGGGATTTATAAGCCGAATCAATTACGTCAAATGGTCGATAAAGTTGAGGTGAACAATACAGCGAAAAGATTAATCTCTTTGACTTACAATTATTCCACTGAAGGTTTGCGAGATGTGATTGATGATGAGTTTTGTAAATTACCTGGGGGTGAGGAGTGGAACCGAAAATAA
- the ileS gene encoding isoleucine--tRNA ligase, with protein MTEAKSYKDTVNLPQTKFDMRANAVKREPEIQEFWAEQEIYQRLSENNPGELFILHDGPPYANGALHIGHALNKILKDIINRYQILQGRKVRYVPGWDCHGLPIELKVLQNMKAGEREQLTPLTLRHKARDFALQTVEQQKAGFKRYGVWGDWENPYLTLKPEYEAAQIAVFGKMVLEGYIYRGRKPVHWSPSSKTALAEAELEYPEGHVSRSLFAAFKLLTVAEPLRELFTPFLSELGVAIWTTTPWTIPGNLAVAVNPALNYAVVEVGETEKPVQFKYLIVAEDLAEQLSTTLGYPLTIKATFKGKDLEHCTYKHPLFERESPIVLGGDYITTESGTGLVHTAPGHGQEDYIVGQKYGLPILSPVDDHGNFTSEAGKFEGLNVLGEGNGAIVEALIEVNSLLKEEPYQHKYPYDWRTKKPTIFRATEQWFASVEGFRDAALKAISEVQWIPAQGENRITSMVADRSDWCISRQRSWGVPIPVFYEEETNEPLLNESTINHVQTIIAEKGSDAWWELSVAELLPEEYRNNGKTYRKGTDTMDVWFDSGSSWAAVANQRPELHYPADMYLEGSDQHRGWFQSSLLTSVANYGHAPYKTVLTHGFVLDEKGMKMSKSLGNVVDPAIVIEGGKNQQQEPPYGADILRLWVSSVDYSSDVPLGKNILKQMADVYRKIRNTARFLLGNLHDFDPSKDSVKYEELPDLDQYMLHRITEVFTEVTEAFESYQFFRFFQVIQNFCVVDLSNFYLDIAKDRLYISAPAAFRRRSCQTVLAVALENLAEAIAPVLCHMAEDIWQNLPYSTPHKSVFEAGWVTLEKHWEKPELGALWQQLRQIRSEVNVVLEKARQDKMIGASLEAKVLLYVADENLRQHLQQMNPKTTELKAKNGVDELRYLFICSQVELLENPEPLNGLQYCQQLEGLGIGVVKADGEKCDRCWNYSVHVGESKEDPTICERCVEALAGTF; from the coding sequence GTGACAGAAGCCAAGTCTTATAAAGATACCGTCAATTTGCCCCAAACAAAATTTGATATGCGGGCAAATGCTGTGAAACGGGAACCGGAAATCCAAGAATTTTGGGCTGAACAGGAAATTTATCAACGCCTGTCAGAAAATAATCCGGGTGAATTATTTATTTTACATGATGGCCCTCCTTATGCGAATGGGGCGCTACATATTGGTCATGCTCTCAATAAAATTCTTAAAGATATTATTAATCGCTATCAAATTTTACAAGGTCGTAAAGTTCGTTATGTTCCGGGGTGGGACTGTCATGGTTTACCCATTGAATTGAAAGTATTACAAAACATGAAAGCGGGGGAAAGAGAACAATTAACCCCGTTAACATTGCGTCATAAAGCCAGAGATTTCGCCTTACAAACCGTTGAACAACAAAAAGCGGGTTTCAAACGGTATGGGGTTTGGGGCGACTGGGAAAACCCCTATTTAACCTTAAAACCTGAATATGAAGCCGCCCAAATTGCGGTATTTGGAAAGATGGTTTTAGAGGGATATATTTATCGCGGACGCAAACCCGTTCACTGGAGTCCCAGTTCTAAAACCGCCTTAGCAGAAGCGGAATTAGAATATCCTGAAGGTCACGTTTCTCGCAGTTTATTTGCTGCCTTTAAACTGTTAACGGTGGCTGAACCCTTGCGGGAATTATTCACACCCTTTTTATCAGAATTAGGGGTTGCGATTTGGACAACAACTCCCTGGACAATTCCGGGTAATTTAGCTGTTGCAGTTAACCCCGCGTTAAATTATGCTGTTGTCGAAGTCGGGGAAACTGAAAAACCTGTTCAGTTTAAATATTTAATTGTGGCAGAAGATTTAGCGGAACAATTATCAACAACGTTGGGTTATCCGCTAACGATTAAAGCCACGTTTAAAGGCAAGGATTTAGAACATTGTACCTACAAACATCCCTTGTTTGAACGGGAAAGTCCGATTGTTTTAGGGGGGGATTATATTACCACAGAATCCGGTACAGGATTAGTTCATACTGCCCCCGGTCATGGTCAAGAAGACTATATTGTGGGTCAAAAATATGGTTTACCAATCTTATCCCCCGTTGATGATCATGGAAACTTTACTTCCGAAGCAGGAAAATTTGAGGGATTGAATGTTTTAGGAGAGGGAAATGGAGCAATTGTTGAGGCTTTAATAGAAGTTAATTCTTTGTTAAAAGAAGAGCCTTATCAACATAAATATCCCTACGATTGGCGTACAAAAAAACCCACGATTTTTAGAGCCACAGAACAATGGTTTGCTTCCGTTGAAGGGTTCCGAGATGCCGCTTTAAAAGCCATTTCCGAGGTGCAATGGATTCCCGCCCAAGGGGAAAATCGGATTACTTCTATGGTAGCAGATCGCAGTGATTGGTGTATTTCTCGACAACGCAGTTGGGGGGTTCCGATTCCGGTTTTCTATGAGGAAGAAACCAACGAACCGCTATTAAATGAAAGCACAATTAATCACGTTCAAACTATTATTGCTGAAAAAGGTTCGGATGCGTGGTGGGAGTTATCCGTTGCAGAATTATTACCAGAAGAATACCGCAATAATGGCAAGACTTACCGCAAGGGAACCGACACAATGGATGTGTGGTTTGATTCGGGTTCTTCTTGGGCTGCGGTGGCGAATCAACGCCCGGAATTACACTATCCGGCGGATATGTATTTAGAAGGGTCTGATCAACATCGGGGCTGGTTTCAATCCAGTTTATTAACCAGTGTAGCAAATTATGGTCACGCTCCCTATAAAACGGTATTAACTCATGGATTTGTTCTCGATGAAAAGGGGATGAAAATGAGTAAATCCTTGGGAAATGTAGTTGATCCGGCGATTGTAATTGAAGGGGGTAAAAACCAACAACAGGAACCACCTTATGGGGCTGATATTCTGCGGTTGTGGGTGTCATCGGTGGATTATTCCTCTGATGTTCCTCTGGGGAAAAATATCCTCAAACAGATGGCGGATGTTTACCGAAAAATTAGAAATACTGCCCGATTTTTATTAGGGAATTTGCATGATTTTGATCCGAGTAAAGATAGCGTTAAATACGAAGAATTACCGGATTTAGATCAATATATGCTCCACCGAATTACGGAAGTATTTACAGAGGTAACGGAAGCCTTTGAAAGTTATCAATTCTTCCGATTTTTCCAGGTGATTCAGAATTTCTGTGTCGTAGATTTGTCGAATTTCTATTTAGATATTGCCAAAGATCGCTTATATATTAGTGCGCCTGCTGCGTTTCGTCGGCGTAGTTGTCAAACGGTGTTAGCGGTGGCGTTAGAAAATTTGGCGGAGGCGATCGCTCCTGTATTATGTCACATGGCGGAAGATATTTGGCAAAATCTCCCCTATTCTACGCCCCATAAATCGGTATTTGAAGCGGGTTGGGTAACGTTAGAAAAACACTGGGAGAAGCCCGAATTAGGGGCGTTATGGCAACAGTTACGACAAATTCGTAGTGAGGTTAATGTTGTCTTAGAAAAGGCGCGTCAAGATAAGATGATTGGTGCGTCTTTAGAAGCGAAAGTGTTGTTATATGTAGCGGATGAGAATTTGCGTCAACATTTGCAACAAATGAACCCCAAAACAACAGAATTAAAAGCAAAGAATGGAGTTGATGAGTTACGATATTTGTTCATCTGTTCTCAAGTTGAATTATTAGAAAACCCCGAACCTTTAAACGGGTTACAGTATTGTCAACAGTTAGAAGGTTTGGGAATTGGTGTTGTGAAAGCGGATGGGGAAAAATGCGATCGCTGTTGGAATTATTCTGTTCATGTTGGGGAATCAAAAGAAGATCCCACCATTTGTGAACGGTGTGTTGAGGCGTTAGCGGGAACGTTTTAA
- a CDS encoding Uma2 family endonuclease — MVTTANLSSPPTQDELPYSDGVPMESQRHVQQMTLLILTLQPWLNGRTDGYAGGNMFVYFSLEQLKNRDFRGPDFFAVVGVPKGERKSWVVWEEGKAPDVVIELLSESTANTDKTDKKLIYQNQLRVSEYFWYDPFNPDDWAGFFLQQGIYQPLILNEHQQFISQSLGLSLVRWSGIYQGTEAVWLRWATLDGELLPLGEEIAEQERQNAKQERQNAEQQRQRAEQAESQLCQVALNLLQNGMTMDQVVEITGLSSEQIQSIQLNRRGEVFSPLRLGTRKS, encoded by the coding sequence ATGGTTACAACGGCAAATCTTTCTTCTCCTCCAACTCAGGATGAACTACCCTACTCCGATGGAGTTCCGATGGAAAGTCAACGTCACGTCCAGCAGATGACCCTGTTAATTCTGACCCTGCAACCTTGGTTAAACGGGCGAACCGATGGCTATGCAGGGGGAAATATGTTTGTGTATTTTAGTTTAGAACAATTGAAAAATCGGGATTTTCGCGGGCCTGATTTCTTTGCGGTGGTGGGTGTTCCCAAGGGAGAACGCAAAAGTTGGGTGGTTTGGGAAGAAGGAAAAGCCCCCGATGTGGTCATAGAATTGTTATCAGAAAGTACGGCAAATACCGATAAAACCGATAAAAAATTAATTTATCAAAATCAATTACGAGTTTCTGAATATTTTTGGTATGATCCCTTTAACCCTGATGATTGGGCGGGTTTCTTCCTGCAACAAGGAATTTATCAACCGTTAATTTTGAACGAACATCAGCAATTTATTAGTCAATCTTTAGGATTATCATTAGTGCGTTGGTCAGGAATTTATCAAGGGACTGAAGCAGTTTGGTTACGTTGGGCGACTTTAGACGGGGAATTACTTCCTTTAGGAGAAGAAATCGCAGAACAGGAACGTCAAAATGCTAAACAAGAACGTCAAAATGCAGAACAGCAACGTCAACGGGCTGAACAAGCTGAATCTCAACTGTGTCAAGTTGCCTTGAATTTATTGCAAAATGGAATGACGATGGATCAAGTTGTAGAAATTACGGGATTATCTTCAGAACAAATTCAATCCATACAATTAAACCGTAGGGGTGAGGTCTTCTCACCCTTAAGATTAGGAACGCGAAAGAGTTGA
- the psb30 gene encoding photosystem II reaction center protein Ycf12/Psb30, whose protein sequence is MDAITSFLGNINFELIAQLTMLGLIVVAGPVVIVLLAFRGGDL, encoded by the coding sequence ATGGACGCAATTACAAGTTTTTTGGGCAATATCAACTTTGAGCTTATTGCACAGCTTACAATGTTGGGTTTGATTGTGGTTGCTGGCCCCGTAGTCATCGTGTTACTGGCTTTTCGCGGCGGCGATCTGTAG
- a CDS encoding DUF4346 domain-containing protein, giving the protein MFAQSTTTPNAQELAALDDQLSNRFIHLDPSGYFIIYIDREARLICAEHYTNAINEKGLAVDPETGEPFPCTGSLKRTPTTVFQGRTAKELGIKITEETQPYPISCLDHALYLGREFVKAEIALTTGQPYIQD; this is encoded by the coding sequence GTGTTTGCTCAATCAACCACTACTCCCAACGCTCAAGAACTCGCTGCTTTAGATGATCAGCTTTCTAATCGTTTTATTCATCTTGACCCGTCAGGATATTTTATTATTTATATTGATCGAGAAGCTCGGTTAATCTGTGCCGAACATTATACGAACGCTATTAATGAAAAAGGATTAGCCGTTGATCCTGAAACGGGAGAACCTTTCCCTTGTACTGGGAGTTTGAAGCGAACACCCACGACGGTTTTTCAAGGAAGAACGGCTAAAGAATTAGGAATTAAAATTACTGAAGAAACTCAACCCTATCCGATTAGTTGCTTAGATCATGCGTTGTATTTAGGACGGGAATTTGTGAAGGCTGAAATTGCTTTAACCACAGGACAACCCTATATTCAAGACTAA
- a CDS encoding ribonucleoside-diphosphate reductase subunit alpha, translated as MQSTSPSITITPNKDIKVIKRDGSFAPLDVSKIREVVNWACEGMEANPITLEAGLTTRLRNGVTTREIQDNLINCALELCSPSDPDWRYVAGRLHIWSLWKDTLVRRGYEYGDYCRTVHNKVEQGQYDVRILTYTVEELQEAGSWINPEWDKDYDYAGAVLLSKRYLLSEELPQEALLTCALLLAIVETSENRLFWARKFYQAIAQRKISLATPILANLRIPHGSLSSCFITAMDDNLESIFDTIKDAARISKNGGGVGTNVSRVRATGSWVMGKQNTSGGVIPWIKLLNDTAIAVNQGGRRAGAITVSLDIWHLDVPEFLEMQTENGDQRRKAYDIFPQLVIPDEFMRRVINREDWTLIDPYEIREKLGIELAETWGESFEKAYQQIEENLDTEITLYKKVNARELFKLMMRSQVETGMPYLWFKDTSNRANPNQHEGYIPGGNLCQESWSNVKPGEEAHTCNLDSLNLANIELEELPEICEIAVRMLDNTIEITNAPFEASKHHNQKYRTIGVGAMGLADWLAKNRLTYNHLTEISHLFEDIGFYCTQTSMELAQERGAYPAFKGSTWSQGKLIGAKPVEWFLQHAGNKERWQKLSLEIQQYGIRNSHITAIAPNTSSSLVQGCTASILPCYSRFFYDKWAKGTVPIAPPFLRDHFWFYPENKSLNQQIVVKAVATVQQWIDTGISMELMFNLNEGIYFPDEPDRTIKAKDIFDTLILAWQQGCKAVYYVRTVQRDSFKEADDSCVACAN; from the coding sequence ATGCAATCAACATCACCGTCGATTACCATCACCCCCAACAAAGATATTAAAGTTATTAAACGGGATGGCAGTTTTGCCCCCTTAGATGTGTCTAAAATTCGAGAAGTTGTCAACTGGGCTTGTGAGGGGATGGAGGCGAACCCCATTACCTTAGAAGCGGGACTCACCACCCGTCTCCGCAATGGTGTGACCACCAGAGAAATTCAGGATAATTTAATTAATTGCGCCCTAGAATTATGCAGTCCCTCTGACCCAGACTGGCGTTATGTAGCCGGAAGACTGCATATTTGGAGTTTATGGAAAGATACCTTAGTCCGTCGTGGTTATGAATACGGCGACTATTGTAGAACGGTTCACAACAAAGTTGAACAGGGACAATATGACGTTAGGATTTTAACCTATACCGTAGAAGAACTTCAAGAAGCTGGGAGTTGGATTAATCCAGAATGGGATAAAGATTATGATTATGCTGGGGCGGTTTTGTTAAGTAAACGCTATTTGTTGTCTGAGGAATTACCCCAAGAGGCTTTATTAACCTGTGCATTACTATTAGCAATTGTTGAAACATCCGAAAATCGGTTATTTTGGGCGCGAAAATTTTATCAAGCGATCGCTCAACGCAAAATTTCATTAGCTACACCCATTTTAGCTAATTTAAGGATTCCTCATGGTTCATTAAGTAGCTGTTTTATTACAGCAATGGATGATAACTTAGAAAGCATTTTTGACACCATCAAAGATGCCGCTAGGATTTCTAAAAATGGCGGGGGTGTGGGAACCAATGTTAGTCGAGTTCGGGCGACGGGAAGTTGGGTCATGGGGAAACAAAACACCTCTGGTGGCGTTATTCCCTGGATTAAATTATTAAATGATACTGCGATCGCGGTTAACCAAGGCGGTCGTCGGGCGGGGGCAATTACGGTTAGTTTAGATATCTGGCATTTAGACGTTCCCGAATTTTTGGAAATGCAGACCGAAAATGGGGATCAACGTCGCAAAGCTTATGATATTTTTCCGCAATTAGTCATCCCGGATGAATTCATGCGTCGGGTAATTAATCGAGAAGATTGGACACTGATTGATCCCTATGAAATTAGGGAAAAATTAGGGATTGAATTAGCAGAAACTTGGGGTGAATCCTTTGAAAAAGCCTATCAACAAATAGAAGAAAATTTAGATACAGAAATTACCCTTTATAAAAAGGTAAATGCTAGGGAACTGTTCAAGTTAATGATGCGTTCTCAAGTGGAAACAGGAATGCCCTATTTATGGTTTAAAGATACCTCAAATCGAGCCAATCCGAATCAACATGAAGGGTATATTCCGGGGGGGAATTTGTGCCAAGAATCATGGAGTAATGTTAAACCCGGAGAGGAAGCACACACTTGCAACTTAGATTCCTTGAATTTGGCTAATATTGAACTAGAAGAACTCCCAGAAATCTGTGAAATTGCGGTGCGAATGTTAGACAATACCATCGAAATTACCAATGCGCCCTTTGAAGCGAGTAAACACCATAATCAAAAATATCGTACTATTGGGGTTGGAGCAATGGGATTAGCGGATTGGTTAGCCAAAAATCGATTAACCTATAATCATTTAACCGAAATTAGTCATCTATTTGAAGATATCGGTTTTTATTGTACTCAAACCTCAATGGAATTGGCACAAGAACGAGGTGCTTATCCAGCCTTTAAAGGCAGCACTTGGAGTCAAGGAAAATTAATTGGGGCGAAACCTGTAGAGTGGTTTTTACAACACGCTGGAAATAAAGAACGCTGGCAAAAATTAAGTTTAGAGATTCAACAATATGGAATTCGGAATTCTCATATTACTGCGATCGCTCCTAACACATCTTCTTCCTTAGTGCAAGGATGTACTGCGAGTATTTTACCTTGTTATAGTCGTTTTTTCTATGACAAATGGGCAAAAGGAACCGTACCCATTGCGCCACCTTTTCTGCGAGATCATTTCTGGTTTTACCCGGAAAATAAAAGCCTCAATCAACAAATTGTTGTGAAAGCAGTTGCTACTGTTCAACAATGGATTGATACCGGAATTTCAATGGAATTAATGTTTAATCTCAACGAAGGAATTTATTTCCCCGATGAACCTGATCGCACCATCAAAGCTAAAGACATTTTTGATACATTAATTTTAGCTTGGCAACAAGGGTGTAAAGCCGTTTATTATGTCAGGACTGTACAGCGTGATAGTTTCAAAGAAGCCGATGATAGCTGTGTGGCTTGTGCAAACTAA
- a CDS encoding ribonucleotide-diphosphate reductase subunit beta, translating to MPINPIFNPNGNDDIAHRSIWFGETTNLMQLNDVRYSWAVGLYKQMRENFWVPEKLDITQDVVDYVNLTPDERWAFDGILSYLTFLDSIQTCKCDSFGSKVSL from the coding sequence ATGCCCATAAATCCCATTTTTAACCCCAATGGAAACGATGATATTGCTCATCGTTCAATTTGGTTTGGAGAAACCACAAATTTAATGCAGTTAAACGACGTGCGTTATTCCTGGGCTGTGGGATTATACAAACAAATGCGCGAGAATTTCTGGGTACCTGAAAAATTAGATATTACTCAAGATGTCGTGGATTATGTTAATTTAACTCCCGATGAACGCTGGGCTTTTGATGGAATTCTATCCTATTTAACGTTTTTAGATTCCATTCAAACCTGCAAGTGCGATTCGTTCGGCTCAAAAGTCAGTCTCTAA